From a single Pseudomonas sp. A34-9 genomic region:
- a CDS encoding stage II sporulation protein M, producing MKQSLFESRHKDEWERFALALERLEQGKDTSQVAGFPKAYRTLCQHLALAQERGYSSFLIDSLQQQVLRGHQQLYRHRSRLGANLLSFILADFPRLVRAEWPFVLVASLLFFGSLIGFGMLVYVFPELVYNLIPADQVREMQGMYDPVAGHLGRPAERAASEDWVMFGYYVMHNIGIAFQTFASGLLMGVGSAFFLFYNGMVIGAVAGHLSEIGFGQTFWSFVIAHGAFELTAIALAGAAGLELGWALIAPARLTRSEALKQAARKSVLLVCGVMLFLLIAAFIEAYWSSKTSVAPHIKYWVGGGLWIFVASYLLFAGRTRHAPE from the coding sequence ATGAAGCAAAGCCTTTTCGAAAGTCGCCACAAGGACGAATGGGAGCGTTTTGCCCTGGCCCTCGAACGCCTTGAACAGGGCAAGGACACCTCACAAGTCGCCGGTTTCCCCAAGGCTTATCGCACGCTTTGCCAGCATCTCGCGCTGGCACAGGAGCGCGGCTACAGCAGTTTCCTCATTGATTCCTTGCAACAACAAGTGCTGCGCGGGCATCAACAGCTATACCGCCACCGCAGTCGGCTCGGCGCCAATCTGCTGAGTTTCATCCTCGCCGACTTTCCACGCCTGGTGCGCGCCGAATGGCCCTTTGTACTGGTGGCCAGCCTGCTGTTCTTTGGCAGCCTGATTGGCTTCGGCATGCTGGTGTATGTGTTTCCCGAACTGGTCTACAACCTGATCCCCGCCGATCAGGTGCGCGAAATGCAGGGCATGTACGACCCGGTCGCCGGCCACCTCGGGCGCCCCGCCGAACGCGCGGCCAGCGAAGACTGGGTGATGTTCGGTTACTACGTGATGCACAACATCGGCATCGCCTTTCAGACCTTTGCCAGCGGTTTGCTGATGGGCGTGGGCAGTGCGTTCTTTCTGTTCTACAACGGCATGGTCATCGGCGCGGTGGCCGGGCACCTGAGCGAGATCGGTTTCGGCCAGACCTTCTGGTCATTCGTCATCGCCCACGGCGCCTTTGAACTCACCGCCATTGCCCTCGCCGGCGCGGCCGGCCTGGAACTCGGCTGGGCGTTGATCGCACCCGCACGTCTGACCCGCAGCGAAGCACTGAAACAGGCGGCGCGCAAAAGTGTGCTGCTGGTGTGCGGCGTGATGTTGTTCCTGCTGATTGCCGCGTTTATCGAAGCCTATTGGTCGTCAAAAACCAGCGTCGCCCCGCACATCAAATACTGGGTCGGTGGCGGTCTGTGGATTTTCGTGGCGAGCTATCTGCTGTTCGCCGGAAGGACCCGCCATGCGCCTGAGTGA